Proteins co-encoded in one Cupriavidus nantongensis genomic window:
- a CDS encoding LysR family transcriptional regulator, whose translation MKTEDLRLFLAVAEHGNLHKAAGTLGLTQSSLSKVLARLEAEAGMQLFERMPRGVMLTPVGHKLLAHARRIVLAHDDMESEINDERHARVGQVRVATLPHVVPSLFSPLLEQFLASRPLARFSIATHLSPQLMAALQDGEVDLVCAALPDGATEGVQYLPLGALTLQVVARTEHPRRARFRSLADLVDEHWVAPATSLYVRSGFEGRFTSRGLPPPRVTVESTSSSVSFADLLRNTDLLGIMPQRLLGQAVGQGLQAIEGEGMCWQYELAVFWRTSAYLSPLCRDFRDALVRWCREAGI comes from the coding sequence ATGAAAACCGAAGACCTCCGACTGTTCCTGGCAGTGGCCGAGCACGGCAACCTGCACAAGGCCGCAGGCACGCTGGGGCTGACCCAGTCGTCGCTGTCCAAGGTATTGGCAAGGCTGGAGGCGGAAGCAGGAATGCAGCTGTTCGAGCGCATGCCGCGCGGCGTCATGCTGACACCGGTCGGCCACAAGCTGCTGGCGCACGCACGGCGCATCGTGCTGGCCCACGACGACATGGAAAGCGAGATCAACGACGAGCGCCACGCGCGCGTCGGCCAGGTGCGCGTGGCAACGTTGCCGCACGTGGTGCCATCGCTGTTCTCGCCGCTGCTCGAGCAATTCCTCGCTAGCCGGCCGCTGGCCCGGTTCTCGATCGCTACCCACCTTAGTCCGCAGCTGATGGCCGCGCTGCAGGATGGTGAAGTGGACCTGGTCTGTGCCGCGCTGCCTGACGGTGCCACCGAGGGCGTCCAGTATTTGCCGCTGGGGGCGCTGACGCTGCAAGTGGTGGCGCGGACGGAGCATCCGCGACGCGCGCGCTTCCGCTCGCTGGCAGACCTGGTGGACGAGCATTGGGTGGCGCCCGCCACCTCGCTTTATGTGCGCAGCGGCTTCGAGGGGCGTTTCACCAGCCGCGGCCTGCCGCCGCCGCGCGTGACAGTCGAAAGCACCAGTTCATCGGTGTCGTTTGCCGACCTGCTGCGCAACACCGACCTGCTCGGCATCATGCCGCAGCGCCTGCTGGGCCAGGCAGTGGGGCAAGGGCTGCAAGCCATCGAGGGCGAGGGCATGTGCTGGCAGTATGAGCTGGCCGTGTTCTGGCGGACCAGCGCCTACCTGTCGCCGCTGTGCCGCGACTTCCGCGATGCGCTGGTGCGCTGGTGCAGGGAAGCCGGCATCTGA
- a CDS encoding tripartite tricarboxylate transporter substrate binding protein, protein MPPIPDARRRALLKAMPAAALAAAVPAIVRAQAWPTRPITLIVPFTAGGATDVQMRALCLAASKTLGQPIVIQNQPGVSGTLGPAAMARSAARDGYTLALITPALFRLPHLQPVSYDALKDFTYIIGLTSYVYGISVPAGSPWKRFGDFIEYARANPGKLNVAAVGTGSLGQITVRRLEQQAGIRLNFIPFKGGADALSALLGGHVDVMIEAGWGAMAEAGKVRLLAVAEPQRLKRWQAVPTLRELGYDIIVQSEIGIAGPRALEPAVVATLHDAFRQATSDPGYVRALEAESMPNRYMNTADYQHYAASQFASDKRLVAELGIRLD, encoded by the coding sequence ATGCCCCCAATCCCCGACGCCCGCCGGCGCGCCCTGCTAAAGGCCATGCCGGCGGCAGCCCTCGCCGCCGCCGTGCCCGCCATCGTGCGCGCACAGGCCTGGCCCACGCGGCCCATCACCCTGATCGTGCCTTTTACCGCCGGCGGCGCCACCGACGTGCAGATGCGCGCACTGTGCCTGGCGGCCTCTAAGACGCTGGGCCAGCCGATCGTGATCCAGAACCAGCCCGGCGTAAGCGGCACGCTGGGGCCTGCCGCGATGGCACGCAGCGCGGCACGCGACGGCTACACGCTGGCGCTGATCACGCCGGCGCTGTTTCGCCTGCCCCACCTGCAGCCGGTGAGCTATGACGCCCTGAAAGACTTCACCTACATCATCGGCCTGACCAGCTATGTCTACGGCATCTCCGTGCCGGCCGGTTCGCCGTGGAAGCGCTTCGGCGACTTTATCGAATATGCGCGGGCCAACCCGGGCAAGCTCAATGTGGCAGCCGTCGGCACCGGCTCGCTCGGCCAGATCACGGTGCGCCGGCTCGAGCAGCAGGCCGGGATCCGGCTCAACTTCATCCCGTTCAAGGGCGGTGCCGATGCGCTTTCGGCGCTGCTGGGCGGCCATGTCGACGTGATGATCGAAGCCGGCTGGGGCGCCATGGCCGAAGCGGGCAAGGTGCGCCTGCTGGCCGTGGCCGAGCCGCAGCGCCTGAAGCGCTGGCAGGCCGTACCCACCCTGCGCGAGCTGGGCTACGACATCATCGTGCAGTCGGAAATCGGCATCGCCGGCCCGCGTGCGCTGGAACCCGCAGTCGTCGCCACGCTGCACGACGCTTTCCGCCAGGCCACGTCGGACCCCGGCTACGTGCGCGCGCTGGAAGCCGAATCGATGCCCAACCGCTATATGAATACCGCCGATTATCAGCACTACGCCGCGTCGCAATTCGCCAGCGACAAGCGCCTGGTGGCCGAACTCGGCATCCGGCTGGACTGA
- a CDS encoding recombination-associated protein RdgC: MWFKNLQVHRFSAPWSPSADEVEASLAKHAFFPGTSLEMQTQGWASPRDNGQLVHTVGRQMLLTLRTEKKLLPTTVVNQVTRARAAEIEEQQGYKPGRKQMKELKEQVTEELLPRAFSIRRDTRVWIDPDNGWLAIDAAAAAKADEVRGMLFKALDPLPLINLHVNQSPVAAMTEWLAGDAAPAGFTVDQEIELQSGAESKATVRYVRHPLDPEDLRRHIAAGKRCTRLAMTWNDRVSFVLTDGLVVKKVAPLDVIKEQADGTAHDEDERFDADFTMMAGELSGMLVDLTEALGGERKA, from the coding sequence ATGTGGTTCAAGAATCTGCAGGTCCATCGTTTCTCCGCCCCGTGGTCGCCCAGCGCCGACGAGGTCGAAGCCAGCCTGGCAAAGCACGCCTTCTTTCCCGGCACCAGCCTCGAGATGCAGACGCAGGGCTGGGCTTCGCCGCGTGACAACGGCCAGCTGGTCCATACCGTCGGCCGCCAGATGCTGCTGACGCTGCGCACCGAAAAGAAGCTGCTGCCCACCACCGTGGTCAACCAGGTCACGCGCGCCCGCGCCGCCGAGATCGAAGAGCAGCAAGGCTACAAGCCGGGCCGCAAGCAAATGAAGGAACTGAAGGAGCAGGTCACCGAAGAGCTGCTGCCGCGCGCCTTCAGCATCCGCCGCGACACGCGCGTGTGGATCGATCCTGACAACGGCTGGCTCGCCATCGATGCCGCCGCCGCGGCCAAGGCCGATGAAGTGCGCGGCATGCTGTTCAAGGCGCTGGACCCGCTGCCGCTGATCAACCTGCACGTCAACCAGTCGCCGGTGGCGGCCATGACCGAATGGCTGGCCGGCGATGCGGCCCCCGCCGGCTTTACCGTCGACCAGGAAATCGAGCTGCAGTCCGGCGCCGAAAGCAAGGCCACGGTCCGCTACGTGCGCCACCCGCTCGACCCCGAAGACCTGCGCCGCCACATCGCTGCCGGCAAGCGCTGCACGCGCCTGGCGATGACCTGGAACGACCGCGTCTCGTTCGTGCTGACCGACGGGCTGGTAGTCAAGAAAGTCGCGCCGCTCGACGTGATCAAGGAACAGGCCGACGGCACCGCGCACGATGAAGACGAGCGCTTCGACGCGGACTTCACCATGATGGCCGGCGAGCTGTCCGGCATGCTGGTCGACCTGACCGAGGCGCTGGGCGGCGAGCGCAAGGCCTGA
- a CDS encoding TauD/TfdA family dioxygenase yields the protein MTQAIPTAEAATVAVPVPDLGPNVRCHVLRPGRPPLFIEPAGAALCERARFREWTRAARPVLDALILEHGGIVLRGFPTVGTEDFAAFIEQFPAFDGGYAGGRAPRETISGRVMEATRLSASVRLAVHSEMAYRRDYPRRIAFFSRKTAEVGGETLIADVRDLAERMVPELVGKIAALGSRTAINFGPRRDADDASYAHMDERGWNQSFHTEDPAEVNRLCAERGLEPAWHDDGSLTVFNVLEPFVVHPQTGRKLYRSILHMQPQVEHPEQERERRQRQKYPTGATLGNGEALTDAERAHINQLCDQTTYSWPWRDGDVMVLDNLQVWHGRNPYQGTRDVQVALLD from the coding sequence ATGACCCAAGCCATCCCCACCGCCGAGGCCGCAACCGTTGCGGTGCCAGTACCCGACCTTGGGCCGAACGTGCGCTGCCACGTGCTGCGGCCAGGCCGCCCGCCGCTGTTCATCGAACCGGCCGGCGCGGCGTTGTGCGAGCGCGCGCGCTTTCGCGAGTGGACGCGCGCGGCACGCCCGGTGCTGGACGCGCTGATCCTGGAGCACGGTGGCATCGTGCTGCGCGGCTTCCCCACCGTCGGCACCGAGGACTTCGCCGCTTTCATCGAACAGTTTCCCGCCTTTGACGGCGGCTACGCCGGCGGCCGTGCCCCGCGCGAAACCATCAGCGGCCGCGTGATGGAAGCCACGCGGCTGTCGGCCAGCGTGCGCCTGGCGGTGCATTCCGAAATGGCTTACCGCCGCGACTACCCGCGCCGCATCGCCTTTTTCTCGCGCAAGACCGCCGAGGTGGGCGGCGAGACCCTGATCGCCGACGTGCGTGACCTGGCCGAGCGCATGGTTCCGGAACTGGTCGGCAAGATCGCCGCGCTGGGGTCCCGCACCGCCATCAACTTCGGCCCGCGGCGCGATGCGGATGATGCCTCTTACGCGCATATGGACGAGCGCGGCTGGAACCAGTCGTTCCATACCGAAGACCCGGCCGAGGTGAACCGCCTGTGCGCCGAGCGCGGGCTGGAGCCGGCGTGGCATGACGACGGCAGCCTGACCGTGTTCAATGTGCTGGAACCGTTCGTGGTGCATCCGCAGACCGGCCGCAAGCTTTACCGATCGATCCTGCATATGCAGCCGCAGGTGGAGCATCCCGAGCAGGAGCGGGAACGGCGCCAGCGCCAGAAGTACCCCACCGGTGCCACGCTGGGCAATGGCGAAGCGCTGACTGATGCCGAGCGCGCCCATATCAACCAGCTTTGCGACCAGACCACCTATAGCTGGCCCTGGCGCGACGGCGACGTGATGGTGCTGGACAACTTGCAGGTCTGGCACGGCCGCAACCCTTACCAGGGCACGCGCGACGTCCAGGTGGCGCTGCTGGATTGA
- a CDS encoding Bug family tripartite tricarboxylate transporter substrate binding protein, whose product MQADRRKALHWLGAGSLAAAASTLGIGPARAQQAWPARPVRLVVPYPPGGATDVLARALGDPLGKLWQRPVIVENRPGVGGMIGADVVAKAQPDGYTLLLGLPSLVQTPYMVAKPPFDPLRDLTAIGQLCTSSLVLTASSAMPRTLPQMVALAKSQPDKFSYGTYGIGTGAHLYMQVFLKGAGAELVHVPYKGEAPIATDLIGGQISLGTLSPMTVRQHARTGKLQPLAVTGNTRAPMLPDVPTFQELGYKGLDGPAWLGLFTTAGTPQAIVDKIAADVETVMAAPDIRQRLADLGLIVKTTQPAAFAATTRADQAYWGNVIKENNIRLD is encoded by the coding sequence ATGCAAGCCGACCGCCGCAAGGCCCTGCACTGGCTGGGAGCCGGATCCCTGGCCGCCGCCGCTTCAACCCTGGGAATCGGCCCGGCCCGGGCCCAGCAGGCGTGGCCGGCGCGTCCGGTGCGCCTGGTCGTGCCCTACCCGCCCGGCGGCGCCACCGACGTGCTGGCGCGCGCGCTGGGCGACCCGCTGGGCAAGCTGTGGCAGCGCCCGGTGATCGTCGAAAACCGTCCCGGCGTGGGCGGCATGATCGGCGCCGACGTGGTCGCCAAGGCGCAGCCGGACGGCTACACGCTGCTGCTCGGCCTGCCCAGCCTGGTGCAGACGCCCTATATGGTGGCCAAGCCGCCGTTCGACCCGCTGCGCGACCTGACCGCGATCGGCCAGCTGTGCACCTCCAGCCTGGTGCTGACCGCGAGCAGCGCCATGCCGCGCACGCTGCCGCAAATGGTGGCGCTGGCCAAGTCCCAGCCGGACAAGTTCTCGTATGGCACCTATGGCATCGGCACCGGCGCGCATCTCTATATGCAGGTCTTCCTCAAGGGCGCCGGCGCCGAGCTGGTGCACGTGCCGTACAAGGGCGAAGCGCCGATCGCCACCGACCTGATCGGCGGCCAGATCTCGCTGGGAACGCTGTCGCCGATGACGGTGCGCCAGCATGCGCGCACCGGCAAGCTGCAGCCGCTGGCAGTGACCGGCAACACCCGCGCGCCGATGCTGCCCGACGTGCCCACCTTCCAGGAACTCGGCTACAAGGGCCTGGACGGCCCGGCGTGGCTGGGCCTGTTCACCACGGCCGGCACGCCGCAGGCCATCGTCGACAAGATCGCGGCCGACGTGGAAACGGTGATGGCTGCGCCGGACATCCGCCAACGGCTGGCCGATCTCGGGCTGATCGTCAAGACCACGCAGCCCGCGGCCTTCGCGGCGACGACGCGTGCCGACCAGGCGTATTGGGGCAATGTGATCAAGGAAAACAATATTCGGCTCGACTGA
- a CDS encoding thioesterase family protein, which produces MARLKLDLPADQLCYATHLTVRVTDINSANHLANDSMISMISEARARFLFEFGSEDVREEGVGIIVTDLATMYRNEAHARDQLLFEVGVMDFNKYGGDIIFRITRPADGALIAMAKSGFVFFDYVAKRVVAMPAGFAGRFPKVNWVE; this is translated from the coding sequence ATGGCCCGCCTCAAACTCGACCTGCCCGCCGACCAGCTTTGCTACGCCACGCACCTCACTGTGCGCGTGACGGACATCAATTCGGCCAACCACCTTGCCAATGATTCGATGATCTCAATGATTTCGGAGGCGCGGGCGCGGTTCCTGTTCGAATTCGGCAGCGAGGATGTGCGCGAGGAAGGCGTCGGCATCATCGTCACCGACCTGGCGACGATGTACCGCAACGAGGCCCATGCGCGCGACCAGCTGCTGTTCGAGGTGGGCGTGATGGACTTCAACAAGTACGGCGGCGACATCATCTTCCGCATCACGCGGCCGGCCGATGGCGCGCTGATCGCGATGGCCAAGTCGGGCTTCGTGTTCTTCGACTACGTGGCCAAGCGCGTGGTGGCGATGCCGGCGGGATTCGCCGGGCGCTTCCCGAAGGTGAACTGGGTGGAATAG
- a CDS encoding class II aldolase/adducin family protein, with protein MSDTDPIRPVGIAQAEWETRVELAALYRAIHRYGMTDLIYNHITARVPDEPEHILLNPYGLLYHEVTASSLYKIHLNGDIVYRPEGDTGELGLNPAAYVIHTAVHAARHDALCVLHTHTRASSAVSAMACGLLPVSQHAHMFYGRIAYHDFSGPVVDLAQQGQLVRDLGAHHAMMLRNHGLLVCGRTIAEAFFNIYWLETACKIQVDAMAGGELVMPSQASLEASRKAFGRIAIRGEREWAAVRRELDRIDPSYRA; from the coding sequence ATGAGCGACACCGATCCGATCCGTCCCGTCGGCATCGCGCAGGCCGAATGGGAGACCCGTGTCGAGCTGGCGGCGCTGTATCGCGCCATCCACCGGTACGGCATGACCGACCTGATCTACAACCACATCACCGCGCGCGTGCCCGACGAGCCCGAGCACATCCTGCTGAATCCCTACGGGCTGCTGTACCACGAGGTGACCGCCTCCAGCCTGTACAAGATTCACCTGAACGGCGACATCGTCTACCGGCCCGAGGGCGACACCGGCGAACTTGGCCTGAACCCCGCAGCCTATGTGATCCACACCGCCGTGCATGCCGCGCGCCATGACGCGCTGTGCGTGCTGCACACCCATACACGCGCGTCGTCGGCGGTGTCGGCGATGGCCTGCGGGCTGCTGCCAGTATCGCAACATGCGCACATGTTCTACGGACGCATTGCGTACCACGATTTTTCCGGCCCGGTGGTCGACCTGGCGCAGCAGGGCCAGCTGGTGCGCGACCTTGGCGCGCACCACGCGATGATGCTGCGCAACCACGGGCTGCTGGTTTGCGGCCGGACCATCGCCGAAGCCTTCTTCAACATCTACTGGCTGGAAACGGCCTGCAAGATCCAGGTCGACGCCATGGCCGGCGGCGAGTTGGTGATGCCATCGCAGGCATCGCTGGAAGCCAGCCGCAAGGCCTTCGGCCGCATCGCCATCCGCGGCGAACGCGAATGGGCCGCAGTGCGGCGCGAACTGGACCGCATCGATCCTTCCTACCGGGCCTGA
- a CDS encoding methyl-accepting chemotaxis protein — protein MTSADHALSGRLSATIPARRAAGPSVSAPAAPHMPLLQGVHRRSDRLMTALLWLLCLLSLVVGNHYGSTGLTLTLGLPIALLGTLMVVALPARLATRLAMAVLMMVFVALLIHQAHGQVEFHFLVFVSLSMLLAYRDFRVILLAALVIALHHLSFNFFQQWGWNTICFTDPSFNMVLFHAAFVIAQTAVLCVIAWRLERDAHSADELSALAAGIGREPGYLTLAGDGSEPDSDFARAFRKTLDTVRQTLLQVRDTAGTVASAAGEILDTSASVARRTDEQARIVARTMHDMQALTQSARASADQARGACELAGASSAVVARGSGEILSVIQTMGEIDEACGRITEIIGVIDSIAFQTNILALNAAVEAARAGEHGKGFAVVAGEVRQLAHRCGAAAREIRGLINTSVERAHAGTELVGHTGETMNEVVASIGKLAALVQELATLGDHQRSGIEGMAQRVAEIQAAFEENAELVAGAAEAARAQRAQTEGLNRAVGVFRLD, from the coding sequence ATGACCAGCGCTGACCACGCCCTGTCCGGACGCCTGTCCGCGACCATCCCTGCCCGCCGTGCCGCGGGCCCTTCCGTTTCCGCACCGGCCGCGCCGCATATGCCGTTGCTGCAAGGCGTGCACCGCCGCTCAGACCGCTTGATGACGGCGCTGCTGTGGCTGCTCTGCCTGTTGTCGCTGGTGGTCGGCAATCACTATGGATCCACCGGCCTGACGCTGACGCTTGGCCTGCCGATCGCATTGCTCGGCACGCTGATGGTGGTCGCCCTGCCGGCCCGTCTGGCCACGCGGCTGGCGATGGCGGTGCTGATGATGGTCTTTGTGGCGCTGCTGATCCACCAGGCGCACGGGCAGGTGGAATTCCATTTCCTGGTGTTCGTGTCGCTGTCGATGCTGCTGGCCTATCGCGACTTCCGCGTGATCCTGCTGGCGGCGCTGGTGATCGCGCTGCATCACCTGAGCTTCAACTTTTTCCAGCAATGGGGCTGGAACACCATCTGCTTCACCGATCCCAGCTTCAACATGGTGCTGTTCCATGCGGCCTTTGTCATCGCGCAGACTGCGGTGCTGTGCGTGATCGCCTGGCGGCTGGAGCGCGACGCCCATTCCGCCGATGAACTGAGCGCGCTGGCCGCGGGCATCGGGCGCGAACCCGGCTATCTGACCCTGGCCGGCGACGGCAGCGAGCCAGACAGCGACTTTGCCCGCGCCTTCCGCAAGACCCTGGACACCGTGCGCCAGACCTTGCTGCAGGTACGCGACACCGCCGGCACCGTCGCCAGCGCCGCGGGCGAGATCCTCGACACCAGCGCCAGCGTCGCGCGCCGCACCGATGAACAAGCGCGCATCGTGGCCCGGACCATGCACGATATGCAGGCACTGACCCAGTCCGCGCGCGCCAGCGCGGACCAGGCCCGCGGCGCCTGCGAGCTGGCCGGGGCCTCCAGCGCCGTGGTGGCGCGCGGCAGCGGCGAGATCCTGTCGGTGATCCAGACCATGGGCGAGATCGACGAGGCGTGCGGGCGCATCACCGAGATCATCGGCGTGATCGACAGCATTGCCTTCCAGACCAACATCCTCGCGCTGAACGCCGCGGTCGAAGCCGCGCGCGCCGGCGAGCACGGCAAGGGCTTCGCCGTGGTGGCCGGCGAGGTGCGGCAACTGGCGCACCGCTGCGGCGCCGCCGCGCGGGAGATCCGCGGCCTGATCAACACCTCGGTCGAGCGCGCCCACGCCGGCACCGAGCTGGTGGGCCACACCGGCGAGACCATGAACGAGGTGGTGGCCAGCATCGGCAAGCTCGCCGCGCTGGTGCAGGAACTGGCGACGCTGGGCGACCACCAGCGCAGCGGCATCGAGGGCATGGCGCAACGCGTGGCCGAGATCCAGGCGGCATTCGAGGAGAACGCCGAACTGGTGGCCGGCGCGGCAGAGGCGGCGCGGGCACAGCGGGCGCAGACCGAAGGGTTGAACCGGGCGGTGGGGGTGTTCAGGCTGGATTGA
- a CDS encoding FadR/GntR family transcriptional regulator: MTGSSASVANQAVSLIQQWVRDGTFPAGTLLPAQRELAAKVGISRASLREAISTLQGMGVVVSRPGKGVYVTTAGDSAAATPPWRFAATHSLIDIYQLRFALEGLTARLAALAISTGEIEQLRQNAATMQRAIEADAYDEASQLDYEFHTLIVTVSGNQVIREILRESAEVMRESQRLPYYRRGARNATFLEHSAIIEALAARQPEQAQRAMERHIMLAARRAGVHFPTGDEKDE, translated from the coding sequence ATGACAGGATCTTCCGCCTCCGTCGCCAACCAGGCCGTCAGCCTTATCCAGCAATGGGTGCGCGACGGCACGTTCCCCGCGGGCACGCTGCTGCCGGCACAGCGGGAACTGGCGGCGAAGGTCGGCATCAGCCGCGCGTCATTGCGCGAGGCGATCTCCACGCTGCAGGGCATGGGCGTGGTGGTGTCGCGCCCGGGCAAGGGCGTCTATGTGACCACCGCCGGCGACAGCGCCGCGGCTACGCCGCCGTGGCGCTTTGCCGCCACGCATTCGCTGATCGATATCTACCAGCTGCGCTTTGCGCTGGAAGGCCTGACCGCGCGGCTGGCCGCACTGGCCATCTCCACCGGCGAGATCGAGCAGCTGCGCCAGAACGCGGCCACCATGCAGCGGGCGATCGAGGCCGATGCCTACGACGAGGCCTCGCAGCTGGACTATGAGTTCCATACGCTGATCGTCACGGTGTCCGGCAACCAGGTCATCCGCGAGATCCTGCGCGAAAGCGCCGAGGTGATGCGCGAGAGCCAGCGCCTGCCGTACTATCGGCGCGGCGCGCGCAACGCCACCTTTCTCGAGCACAGCGCCATCATCGAGGCGCTGGCCGCGCGCCAGCCGGAACAGGCGCAGCGCGCCATGGAACGCCACATCATGCTGGCGGCACGCCGGGCCGGCGTCCATTTCCCCACCGGCGACGAAAAGGACGAGTAA
- a CDS encoding ureidoglycolate lyase: METTLARMAGARMSLHPQPLNAAAFAPFGDVIETRPAGDPGAFPINGGMVTRHHDLATVELGGGRALINLFEARPYAYPMEIAMLERHPLGSQAFIPLSDRPFLVVVAPPGNTLEAGSVRAFITNGRQGVNYHAGVWHHMLLALDAPSCFAVVDRGGDGNNCEERWLAQPLRLELPDA; this comes from the coding sequence ATGGAAACCACGCTCGCGCGCATGGCAGGCGCCCGCATGAGCCTGCATCCGCAGCCGCTGAACGCAGCCGCCTTTGCGCCCTTCGGCGATGTCATCGAGACCCGCCCCGCAGGCGATCCCGGCGCCTTTCCGATCAACGGCGGCATGGTCACGCGCCACCATGACCTGGCCACGGTCGAACTCGGCGGCGGCCGTGCGCTGATCAACCTGTTCGAGGCCAGGCCCTACGCCTACCCGATGGAAATCGCCATGCTGGAGCGCCATCCGCTTGGTAGCCAGGCGTTCATCCCGCTTTCGGACCGTCCTTTTCTGGTCGTGGTCGCGCCGCCCGGCAACACGCTGGAAGCCGGGTCAGTGCGGGCGTTCATCACCAACGGCAGGCAAGGCGTCAATTACCACGCCGGTGTCTGGCATCACATGCTGCTGGCCCTGGACGCGCCCTCATGCTTCGCGGTGGTGGACCGCGGCGGCGATGGAAACAACTGTGAAGAGCGCTGGCTGGCACAGCCGCTGCGGCTTGAACTGCCAGACGCCTGA
- a CDS encoding MFS transporter — protein sequence MIPTETAHAGPDGLAVPQPHAQAREDAVYRKVAWRLLPFLMLCYVVAYLDRVNVGFAKLNMLADLQFSEAVYGLGAGLFFIGYFFFEVPSNLLMHRIGAKATISRIMILWSLISAAMMFVQTSTQFYVLRFLLGAAEAGFYPGMILYLTYWFPSHRRARMVALFMAAIPISGIFGGPLSGWVMEAMHGVNGLRGWQWMFVIEAVPSLLVGVAVLWYLDNNIQSARWLTADEKALLERNIAAENAHKSAHMSLRNVVTDPRVLKMTMICFCTVMGQYGLTFWLPTLIKQTGVKSVLDVGLLTAIPFGVAVCSMILVSRSSDRMRERRWHLIVPFCCAATGLVLSAVFSHNTALSLAALALAAGGSLATSPLFWSLPTAILSGVGAAAGIALINSFANLAGFISPYMIGLIKDATQSTDAAMFVLAAVLLCGALLTYSVPAKLVNK from the coding sequence ATGATTCCCACTGAAACCGCGCATGCCGGGCCGGATGGCCTAGCCGTGCCGCAGCCGCACGCCCAGGCCAGGGAGGACGCGGTATACCGCAAGGTGGCCTGGCGGCTGCTGCCATTCCTGATGCTGTGCTATGTGGTGGCCTACCTGGACCGGGTCAACGTGGGCTTTGCCAAGCTGAACATGCTGGCCGACCTGCAGTTCAGCGAGGCGGTGTATGGCCTTGGCGCGGGCTTGTTCTTTATCGGCTATTTCTTCTTCGAGGTGCCCAGCAACCTGCTGATGCACCGCATCGGCGCCAAGGCCACGATCTCGCGCATCATGATCCTGTGGAGCCTGATCTCCGCGGCGATGATGTTCGTGCAGACCAGCACGCAGTTCTACGTGCTGCGCTTCCTGCTGGGCGCGGCCGAGGCCGGCTTCTATCCCGGCATGATCCTGTACCTGACCTACTGGTTCCCGTCGCACCGGCGCGCGCGCATGGTGGCGCTGTTCATGGCTGCGATCCCGATCTCGGGCATCTTCGGCGGGCCGCTGTCGGGTTGGGTCATGGAAGCCATGCACGGCGTCAACGGCCTGCGCGGCTGGCAGTGGATGTTCGTGATCGAGGCGGTGCCGTCGCTGCTGGTGGGCGTGGCCGTGCTCTGGTACCTGGACAACAACATCCAGTCCGCGCGCTGGCTGACGGCGGACGAAAAGGCGCTGCTGGAGCGCAATATTGCCGCGGAGAATGCGCACAAGAGCGCGCACATGTCGCTGCGCAACGTGGTGACCGATCCGCGCGTGTTGAAAATGACGATGATCTGCTTCTGCACGGTGATGGGCCAGTACGGGTTGACCTTCTGGCTACCCACGCTGATCAAGCAGACCGGTGTGAAAAGCGTGCTGGACGTGGGCTTGCTGACCGCGATTCCCTTCGGCGTGGCAGTGTGTTCGATGATCCTGGTCAGCCGCAGTTCGGACCGCATGCGCGAACGCCGCTGGCACCTGATCGTGCCGTTCTGCTGCGCGGCCACGGGGCTGGTGCTGAGCGCCGTGTTCAGCCACAACACCGCGCTGTCGCTCGCCGCGCTGGCGCTGGCGGCCGGCGGCAGCCTGGCCACGTCGCCGCTGTTCTGGAGCCTGCCCACCGCGATCCTGTCGGGAGTGGGCGCCGCGGCGGGCATTGCGCTGATCAACTCGTTCGCCAACCTCGCCGGCTTTATCAGCCCGTACATGATCGGGCTGATCAAGGACGCCACCCAGAGCACCGATGCCGCGATGTTCGTGCTGGCGGCGGTGCTGCTGTGCGGCGCGCTGCTGACGTACTCGGTGCCGGCCAAACTGGTCAACAAGTAA